A window of Methanobacterium veterum contains these coding sequences:
- a CDS encoding DUF504 domain-containing protein codes for MVKNVLDMILWHPEMEIEKCKITYVHRGAPGNLKTIEGSCINKLERGFLILKEGTQIPCHRIVKIKCNNEVIWNK; via the coding sequence ATGGTAAAGAATGTTTTAGATATGATTCTATGGCATCCAGAAATGGAAATTGAAAAATGTAAAATAACTTATGTGCATAGGGGCGCTCCAGGAAACCTTAAGACCATTGAAGGGAGCTGTATAAATAAATTAGAACGTGGATTTTTAATATTAAAGGAAGGTACACAGATTCCATGCCATAGAATTGTTAAGATTAAATGCAATAATGAAGTAATATGGAATAAATAA
- a CDS encoding CBS domain-containing ParB/RepB/Spo0J family partition protein, with product MSESSLVKHYMTKEVITVTPDTPNEEVIKLMKTTGHDGFPVKTNGEVLGMVTAFDLLLKPWDNLVKDIMSTDIVVADQDMSINDAARVMFRMGISRLPVIDKEEKLVGIITNTDIVRSHIERSTPMKVNYFKKTLEQLYGVKTKLSRRKVPTARLRPTQNKIYADELQGRTYELKRGLAEPTITVKSGDRYILVDGHHRTVAASHLGYKKIDSYVIELEKDIKLGLEKTADKEGIYSLDDIEIIDDAQHPLIAITGSIRKSIK from the coding sequence ATGAGTGAATCATCCCTTGTAAAGCATTATATGACAAAGGAAGTCATAACAGTAACACCAGATACCCCAAATGAAGAAGTCATCAAATTAATGAAAACTACAGGGCACGATGGATTTCCAGTTAAAACAAATGGTGAAGTATTAGGCATGGTAACTGCCTTTGATTTACTCCTGAAACCATGGGACAATTTAGTTAAAGACATTATGTCAACAGACATAGTGGTTGCAGACCAGGACATGTCCATAAATGATGCAGCAAGAGTAATGTTTAGAATGGGAATATCAAGGCTTCCAGTTATAGATAAAGAAGAGAAATTGGTAGGTATAATCACAAATACAGATATTGTAAGATCTCATATTGAAAGATCAACTCCAATGAAAGTGAATTACTTTAAAAAGACATTGGAACAGCTTTACGGGGTTAAAACGAAATTATCAAGGAGAAAAGTACCTACGGCCAGGCTCAGGCCAACCCAAAATAAAATATATGCAGATGAGCTCCAGGGAAGGACATATGAGCTTAAAAGAGGCCTTGCAGAGCCAACAATCACCGTTAAAAGTGGAGATAGATATATTTTAGTAGATGGTCATCACAGAACAGTTGCAGCTTCCCATCTAGGTTATAAAAAAATTGATTCTTATGTAATTGAACTGGAAAAAGATATCAAACTGGGATTAGAGAAAACTGCAGACAAAGAGGGCATATATTCCCTTGATGATATAGAAATAATAGACGATGCACAGCACCCATTGATAGCTATAACCGGCAGCATCAGAAAAAGCATAAAATGA
- the comE gene encoding sulfopyruvate decarboxylase subunit beta: MERIEAIKEVAESLNDELVICNIGFPSRELYAVKDSPNHFYMLGSMGMSSSIGLGLAMSGKRKVVSFDGDGSVLMNMGTLVTIFSQNPENFILVVFDNQCYGSTGSQCTYTTKIDLLKVAKSIGFKNTFVFEEQIDFKKVLDAEGPVFVHIKVKPGNANVPVIDMEPEEIKERFMKEIEKGS; encoded by the coding sequence ATGGAACGTATTGAAGCCATAAAAGAAGTAGCAGAAAGTCTTAATGATGAACTTGTAATCTGTAACATCGGATTTCCATCCAGAGAATTATACGCAGTTAAAGATTCTCCCAATCACTTTTATATGTTAGGATCTATGGGAATGTCATCATCCATTGGTCTTGGTCTTGCAATGTCAGGAAAAAGAAAAGTGGTATCTTTTGATGGGGATGGATCAGTTTTAATGAATATGGGAACTCTTGTAACCATTTTCAGCCAAAATCCTGAAAATTTTATATTAGTTGTCTTTGATAATCAGTGTTACGGCTCCACTGGGTCGCAGTGCACATACACAACCAAGATCGATCTTTTGAAGGTTGCAAAATCCATTGGATTTAAGAATACATTTGTATTTGAAGAACAAATTGACTTTAAGAAAGTCCTTGATGCAGAAGGACCAGTTTTTGTGCATATAAAAGTTAAACCCGGAAATGCTAATGTCCCTGTAATTGATATGGAACCAGAAGAAATAAAAGAAAGATTTATGAAAGAAATAGAAAAAGGAAGTTAG
- a CDS encoding DUF190 domain-containing protein produces MKKESEAILLRIFIGESDRYKGKPLYRHLLEMFKNEGLAGATVLRAIGGFGKTSYIHSTAILQLSTDLPIVIEVVDTKEKIEMIKGKMEGIIKGGLITEEKVKIIYYEGKKEE; encoded by the coding sequence ATGAAAAAAGAGTCAGAAGCTATTTTGCTTAGGATATTTATAGGGGAATCTGATAGATATAAAGGAAAGCCGCTTTACAGGCATCTCCTTGAAATGTTTAAGAACGAAGGGCTGGCAGGTGCAACTGTACTCCGGGCAATTGGTGGATTTGGAAAAACAAGTTACATCCACTCAACAGCAATACTGCAGCTTTCAACAGATCTACCTATTGTAATTGAAGTTGTTGATACAAAAGAGAAAATTGAAATGATCAAAGGTAAAATGGAAGGAATAATAAAAGGGGGGCTTATAACGGAAGAAAAAGTGAAAATAATTTATTATGAAGGTAAAAAAGAGGAGTAA
- the gatB gene encoding Asp-tRNA(Asn)/Glu-tRNA(Gln) amidotransferase subunit GatB encodes MKCGLEIHVQLETDSKLFCDCRTNYQDAPANTNICYVCLNQPGAKPYPPNEDAVNGAIKIALMLGCKIAENETYFMRKHYDYPDLSSGYQRTSIPIGYEGNLNGIRIREVHLEEDPGQYKPDLGVVDFNRSGIPLIEIVTEPDMTSPEEARTFLRELIRVLEYSGSARGEGTMRADVNISIEGGKRAEIKNVNSIRGAYKALKYEIIRQKNLLRRGVEIKQETRAFLESQMITVPMRLKEEADDYRYIPDPDLPPMVAEEEQIEGIKENMPEPPHIKSERFIEEYGIAEEYSKVITSELALADAYEEIAKKIDPSFAALWMRDELKRVLNYNKMGFADSGITTDNIVELLKLIQDKKVTPKAAKKIIEKMPKNKDSPAEIAEELGLIGVSDEESVLKAVKQAIDENPQAVSDYHEGKKGAMNFLIGQVMRLTRGKADPGETAKFLSEALR; translated from the coding sequence ATGAAATGCGGACTTGAAATTCACGTTCAGCTTGAAACTGATTCTAAACTTTTCTGTGATTGCCGTACAAATTATCAGGATGCTCCGGCAAACACAAATATTTGTTATGTATGTCTTAACCAACCTGGTGCAAAGCCATATCCACCAAATGAAGATGCAGTTAACGGTGCAATTAAGATAGCTTTAATGCTTGGATGTAAGATAGCAGAAAATGAGACTTACTTCATGAGGAAACATTATGATTACCCTGATCTTTCATCTGGTTACCAGAGGACATCGATCCCTATAGGGTATGAAGGTAACCTGAACGGTATACGAATTCGTGAAGTTCACCTTGAAGAAGATCCAGGCCAATACAAACCAGATTTAGGAGTGGTAGATTTTAACAGATCTGGAATTCCACTTATAGAAATTGTAACAGAACCAGACATGACCTCTCCTGAAGAAGCAAGGACTTTTCTTCGCGAACTAATAAGAGTTCTAGAATACAGCGGCAGTGCCCGTGGAGAAGGAACAATGAGGGCTGACGTTAACATATCCATTGAAGGCGGAAAGAGGGCTGAAATAAAGAATGTAAACTCCATAAGGGGAGCGTACAAAGCGCTTAAATATGAAATAATAAGGCAGAAAAATCTCCTTAGAAGAGGAGTTGAAATAAAACAGGAAACAAGGGCATTCCTTGAATCACAAATGATCACAGTTCCAATGCGTCTTAAAGAAGAGGCTGACGATTACAGATATATTCCAGATCCAGATCTTCCCCCAATGGTGGCAGAAGAGGAACAGATCGAAGGTATAAAAGAAAATATGCCAGAGCCCCCTCACATAAAATCAGAACGATTTATTGAGGAATATGGAATAGCAGAAGAATATTCAAAGGTCATTACATCAGAACTAGCACTTGCAGATGCATATGAAGAAATTGCAAAGAAAATAGATCCTTCATTTGCAGCATTATGGATGAGAGATGAGCTTAAAAGGGTTCTCAACTACAATAAAATGGGATTTGCTGATAGTGGAATAACAACGGACAACATAGTTGAACTCCTGAAGCTTATACAGGATAAAAAAGTAACTCCAAAAGCTGCAAAGAAAATAATTGAAAAAATGCCTAAAAACAAGGATTCACCAGCTGAAATTGCTGAAGAACTTGGTTTAATTGGTGTAAGTGATGAGGAAAGTGTTTTAAAAGCTGTAAAGCAAGCTATAGATGAAAACCCTCAAGCTGTGTCTGATTATCATGAAGGCAAAAAAGGGGCAATGAATTTCTTAATAGGACAAGTCATGAGACTTACCCGTGGAAAAGCAGACCCTGGAGAAACAGCTAAGTTTTTAAGCGAAGCTTTAAGATGA
- the hisE gene encoding phosphoribosyl-ATP diphosphatase: MKDTIIRDVYRVLEDRRDNPIDSYTSNIMKDDKKQAEDKILEKVGEEAAEVIIASKNDENLVYESVDLIFHTLLLLVYKGVDIDEIFDEFARRHK; this comes from the coding sequence ATGAAAGATACAATTATAAGAGATGTCTATCGTGTTTTAGAAGATAGGCGTGACAACCCAATTGATTCTTACACATCAAATATAATGAAAGACGATAAAAAGCAGGCCGAAGATAAAATACTTGAAAAAGTGGGCGAAGAAGCTGCAGAAGTTATAATTGCATCTAAAAATGATGAAAATTTAGTTTATGAATCTGTTGATCTTATTTTTCACACACTGCTTCTTCTTGTATACAAAGGCGTTGATATTGACGAGATCTTTGATGAATTCGCAAGAAGGCATAAATAA
- the crcB gene encoding fluoride efflux transporter CrcB, whose translation MLKTELMNLWLWIGLGGFIGALLRFAASGLMQSKSAVFPLGTLGINVIGSFFMGFIMYSSEFGGLFSEEARIFLTIGILGSFTTMSTFSYETFKLLEQNELLLVSINIIGTVLLTVFAIYLGKIAALNLWKV comes from the coding sequence ATGCTAAAAACAGAACTTATGAACCTTTGGCTGTGGATTGGGCTTGGAGGATTTATCGGTGCCCTTTTAAGGTTTGCAGCCAGCGGGCTAATGCAGTCTAAATCTGCGGTTTTTCCTTTGGGCACACTTGGTATTAATGTCATTGGAAGTTTTTTTATGGGTTTCATAATGTATTCTTCTGAATTTGGAGGGCTTTTCAGCGAAGAAGCAAGGATATTTTTAACTATAGGAATACTTGGATCCTTTACAACCATGTCAACATTCAGCTATGAAACCTTCAAGCTACTGGAGCAAAATGAACTACTGCTGGTGAGTATAAATATCATAGGAACAGTTTTACTTACAGTATTTGCAATTTATCTCGGTAAAATTGCAGCATTAAACTTGTGGAAGGTTTAA
- the comD gene encoding sulfopyruvate decarboxylase subunit alpha → MESSEAVYKAIKDAGIDFIVSVPCVNLGKVMELVDCDEDIIHVPVTREEEGFGICAGAFFGGKKPAILMQNSGLGNSVNVLASLYELYKIPILVIMSHRGTEGEFMSAQIPMGKATPGVLDALNIAYFNPKTPEEALELIPQAWKLSEMGEAPIGILLEITFWKN, encoded by the coding sequence GTGGAAAGCAGTGAAGCGGTTTATAAAGCAATAAAAGATGCAGGAATAGATTTTATAGTTAGTGTACCCTGCGTAAATCTTGGAAAGGTTATGGAACTTGTAGATTGTGATGAAGATATTATTCATGTCCCTGTAACACGGGAAGAAGAAGGATTTGGAATATGTGCCGGAGCATTTTTCGGTGGTAAGAAGCCGGCTATATTGATGCAAAATTCAGGACTTGGAAATTCAGTGAATGTACTTGCATCGCTGTATGAACTATATAAAATTCCTATACTTGTAATTATGAGCCATAGAGGCACTGAAGGGGAATTTATGAGTGCCCAGATCCCTATGGGGAAAGCGACCCCTGGTGTTTTAGATGCATTAAATATTGCTTACTTTAACCCTAAAACCCCTGAAGAAGCTTTAGAACTTATCCCTCAAGCATGGAAATTGTCTGAGATGGGTGAAGCGCCAATTGGAATACTTTTAGAAATTACATTCTGGAAAAATTAA
- a CDS encoding sulfite exporter TauE/SafE family protein, with amino-acid sequence MTELMMLLFFTAAFLAVVIGTVAGFGTSTILLPITLLFVDFKTALVLVAISHISGSLGATAFFRHGLNKRLILLFGVPSIILTILGAYLVTYVPQNILQLILGLSLLIFSIYFLLKPDFKVSPSKKNTIFGGSLSGFLQGLLGIGGPLRGAFLISYNMDKFKYIATLAAIAVIIDATRIPIYFLNNLLEPPFYYFIPVLAVIGIAGSYTGKRIVQKIPQNIFKKFVLVGIGLASLLLIYGSLIIL; translated from the coding sequence ATGACTGAACTGATGATGCTCCTGTTTTTCACCGCTGCTTTTTTAGCGGTAGTCATAGGTACAGTGGCCGGGTTTGGAACATCAACTATTTTACTGCCTATTACATTACTTTTTGTAGATTTTAAAACTGCGCTGGTGCTGGTTGCAATTTCTCATATTTCAGGTAGTTTAGGCGCAACTGCATTTTTCCGTCATGGGCTGAATAAAAGATTGATTTTACTTTTCGGCGTGCCCAGTATAATTTTAACAATTTTAGGAGCATACCTTGTAACTTATGTCCCTCAAAATATCTTGCAGCTTATTTTAGGTTTATCTCTTTTAATATTTTCAATTTATTTCCTGTTAAAACCGGATTTTAAAGTTTCGCCGTCAAAGAAGAACACAATATTTGGTGGAAGTCTATCTGGATTTTTACAGGGACTCTTAGGAATTGGAGGCCCTTTAAGGGGAGCGTTTCTTATTTCTTATAACATGGATAAATTCAAATACATAGCTACATTAGCAGCGATAGCTGTGATTATTGATGCAACCAGGATTCCAATTTATTTTTTAAACAATCTCCTTGAACCCCCATTTTATTATTTTATACCAGTTCTTGCAGTAATTGGAATTGCAGGATCATATACTGGTAAACGAATTGTCCAGAAAATTCCGCAAAATATCTTTAAAAAGTTTGTTCTGGTTGGAATTGGTCTTGCAAGCTTATTATTAATTTATGGCAGCTTAATTATATTATAA